A section of the Corynebacterium auris genome encodes:
- a CDS encoding alanine/glycine:cation symporter family protein gives MDGILSTLNDLIWSNWLVYLCLGAGAYFTIVTLFLQIRCIPDMITQLVKGEKSESGISSFQSLMISLAGRVGVGNIAGVATAIAFGGPGAVFWMWLVALLGSSTSFVECTLAQIYKEKDQDTGEYRGGPAYYIEKAYRHTAARPFALAYAIVFAVAMILATSYFLPGIQANGVAAALDNAWSVPTWVSAAGMAVLLGAIIIGGVKRIANFASLVVPFMAVIYIVVAIVILFANASQIPEVFGTIFRSAFDQEAVFSGMLGVAIMWGVKRGIYSNEAGQGTGPQSAAAAEVSHPAKQGFVQAFAVYVDTLFVCSATAFIIISTDMYKVFEGESEDGAVRYAGSLPDGVPVGPGFVQAGLDSYASGIGPSFVALAIMFFAFTTVLAYYYMAEVNFTYLNRWVRNETARRVIIWALRALIVVSVFVGATSTPGAAWALGDIGVGSTAWLNILAILVLQAPALKCLWDYRRQKKAGLDPQFDPEALGIKNATFWVERKAAMVADGTWPAAQKPGAGSTVAPASAGS, from the coding sequence GTGGACGGGATTCTGTCAACCCTCAACGACCTGATCTGGTCGAACTGGCTGGTGTACCTGTGCCTCGGCGCGGGCGCCTACTTCACCATCGTCACGCTCTTTCTGCAGATCCGCTGCATCCCCGACATGATCACCCAGCTTGTCAAGGGCGAGAAGTCTGAGTCGGGCATCTCTTCGTTCCAGTCGCTCATGATCTCGCTGGCCGGGCGCGTCGGCGTGGGCAACATCGCCGGCGTGGCCACCGCCATCGCCTTCGGCGGCCCCGGCGCCGTGTTCTGGATGTGGCTCGTGGCGCTTCTGGGCTCCTCCACCTCCTTCGTCGAGTGCACGCTCGCGCAGATCTACAAGGAGAAGGACCAAGACACCGGGGAGTACCGCGGCGGGCCTGCCTACTACATTGAGAAGGCCTACCGCCACACGGCGGCGCGCCCGTTCGCGCTGGCCTACGCCATCGTCTTCGCCGTCGCCATGATCCTGGCCACCTCCTACTTCCTGCCCGGCATCCAGGCCAACGGCGTCGCTGCCGCGCTGGACAACGCGTGGTCGGTGCCCACCTGGGTGTCGGCGGCCGGGATGGCCGTGTTGCTCGGCGCGATCATCATCGGCGGCGTCAAGCGCATCGCCAACTTCGCCTCCCTCGTGGTGCCGTTTATGGCGGTGATCTACATCGTCGTCGCCATCGTCATCCTCTTCGCCAACGCCTCGCAGATCCCGGAGGTCTTTGGCACGATCTTCCGCTCGGCCTTCGACCAGGAGGCCGTCTTCTCCGGCATGCTTGGCGTGGCCATCATGTGGGGCGTCAAGCGCGGCATCTACTCCAACGAGGCCGGCCAGGGCACCGGGCCGCAGTCCGCGGCCGCGGCCGAGGTGTCCCACCCGGCGAAGCAGGGCTTCGTCCAGGCCTTCGCCGTTTACGTGGACACCCTCTTTGTCTGCTCGGCCACCGCGTTCATCATCATCTCCACCGACATGTACAAGGTCTTCGAGGGCGAATCCGAGGACGGCGCGGTGCGCTACGCGGGTTCGCTTCCCGACGGCGTCCCCGTCGGCCCCGGCTTCGTCCAGGCGGGCCTCGACTCCTACGCCTCGGGTATCGGCCCCTCCTTCGTCGCCCTGGCCATCATGTTCTTCGCGTTCACCACGGTGCTGGCCTACTACTACATGGCCGAGGTGAACTTCACCTACCTGAACCGCTGGGTGCGCAACGAGACGGCGCGCCGCGTGATCATCTGGGCGCTGCGCGCGCTCATCGTTGTCTCCGTCTTCGTGGGCGCGACCAGCACCCCGGGCGCTGCGTGGGCGCTGGGCGATATCGGCGTCGGCTCCACCGCCTGGCTCAATATCCTCGCCATCCTGGTCCTCCAGGCCCCGGCCCTGAAGTGCCTGTGGGACTACCGCCGGCAGAAGAAGGCGGGCCTCGACCCGCAGTTCGACCCGGAGGCGCTGGGTATCAAGAACGCGACCTTCTGGGTCGAGCGCAAGGCCGCGATGGTGGCCGATGGCACGTGGCCCGCCGCCCAGAAGCCGGGCGCGGGTTCCACGGTGGCCCCTGCTAGCGCAGGGAGCTGA
- the hutG gene encoding formimidoylglutamase, producing the protein MNTLKAELFTPPAPWSGRDDGPGPQHARWHSVIDTEGGGPWRDSVAVLGFASDEGVERNGGRQGAARGPEALRAALGGLAVHHPWPLVDAGTVTTQGTDLEGAQREVSARVRELAAGGNLAVVLGGGHETSFATHRGAFEALGPMHVINFDAHFDLRQAPQPTSGTPFRQIAELVGADFDYSVFGISEPNNTPILFDTARELGVRTVLDVELAELSARECAAAAAAAVKGEMPIHLSIDLDVLPAAVAPGVSAPAGFGVALEKVRAMATAVAATGRVALVDVVELNPEFDVDSRTAKAAARLVHDIVAAHLAAVGAD; encoded by the coding sequence ATGAACACCCTGAAGGCTGAGCTTTTCACCCCTCCCGCCCCCTGGTCCGGCCGCGACGACGGGCCGGGCCCGCAGCACGCGCGGTGGCACAGTGTGATCGACACGGAGGGGGGCGGGCCGTGGCGCGACAGCGTCGCGGTCCTCGGCTTCGCCAGCGACGAGGGCGTGGAGCGCAACGGCGGCCGCCAGGGCGCGGCGCGCGGGCCCGAGGCCCTGCGCGCGGCGTTGGGCGGGCTCGCCGTCCACCACCCCTGGCCGCTCGTGGACGCCGGCACCGTTACCACCCAAGGCACCGACCTCGAGGGGGCGCAGCGCGAGGTCAGCGCGCGGGTGCGGGAGCTTGCGGCGGGCGGCAACCTGGCGGTCGTGCTCGGGGGCGGGCACGAGACCTCCTTTGCCACGCACCGCGGCGCGTTCGAGGCGCTCGGGCCGATGCACGTGATCAACTTCGACGCCCACTTCGACCTGCGCCAGGCCCCCCAGCCGACCTCGGGCACGCCGTTTCGCCAGATCGCGGAGCTTGTGGGCGCCGACTTCGATTACTCCGTCTTCGGCATCTCGGAGCCGAACAACACGCCCATCCTCTTCGACACCGCCCGGGAGCTCGGCGTGCGCACCGTGCTCGACGTCGAGCTCGCCGAGCTGAGCGCGCGCGAGTGCGCGGCGGCGGCCGCCGCGGCGGTCAAGGGTGAAATGCCGATCCACCTCAGCATCGACCTCGATGTGCTCCCCGCTGCGGTCGCGCCGGGCGTGTCCGCCCCGGCCGGTTTCGGCGTCGCGCTGGAGAAGGTGCGGGCGATGGCCACGGCCGTCGCCGCAACGGGCCGGGTCGCGCTTGTCGACGTCGTCGAGCTCAACCCCGAGTTCGACGTCGATTCGCGCACCGCGAAGGCGGCCGCGCGCCTTGTCCACGACATCGTCGCCGCGCACCTCGCGGCGGTGGGCGCGGACTAG
- a CDS encoding amino acid permease — MSTARTPHRTGFSARHLHFIALGSAIGTGLFYGSAGAIQAAGPSVLLVYLLGGAVVYFMLRALGEMAVRHPVTGSFAEYTRAHLGGAAGYLTGWMFAFEMVIVALADLTAIGIYMGFWFPDVSRWVWVVVALLIVGAANLASTRVFGELEFWFTIVKVGAVVAMIVAGAAVLVFGLAGTESTGPQNLVNDGGFFPNGIAGMVSAFILVLFAFGGTEIIGVAGAEAQDPDRAIPKAINTVPVRILLFYVLAILVILMINPWRTITGEESPFVQIFSALGVNWAAGLLNVVVITAALSAINADTFGAGRVLTGLARQKLAPQVMAKTVRGVPVMTTVILLAVMAVGVVLNALIPESVFAIVASLATFATIFVWLMILLAHLASRRHMGRTEASELTYRVPLWPWGQYFSVAFILFTFGIMAWLPEYRLSLAVGVAFSVICVVAYYATGRNRVEGIDDPIPGSRHEVL; from the coding sequence TTGAGTACCGCACGCACGCCCCACCGCACCGGTTTTTCGGCCCGCCACCTGCACTTTATCGCGCTCGGGTCGGCGATTGGCACGGGCCTGTTCTACGGCTCCGCGGGCGCGATCCAAGCGGCGGGGCCCTCGGTGCTGCTGGTCTACCTGCTCGGCGGAGCGGTGGTGTACTTCATGCTGCGCGCGCTCGGCGAGATGGCGGTGCGCCACCCCGTCACCGGTTCCTTCGCCGAGTACACGCGCGCTCATCTCGGCGGGGCGGCCGGCTACCTGACGGGTTGGATGTTCGCCTTCGAGATGGTCATCGTCGCGCTGGCGGACCTCACCGCCATCGGCATCTACATGGGGTTCTGGTTCCCCGACGTCTCGCGGTGGGTGTGGGTCGTGGTCGCGCTGCTCATTGTGGGCGCGGCCAATCTGGCGTCGACACGCGTGTTCGGCGAGCTGGAGTTCTGGTTCACCATCGTGAAGGTCGGCGCGGTGGTCGCGATGATCGTCGCCGGCGCCGCCGTGCTCGTTTTCGGGCTGGCGGGCACGGAGAGCACCGGCCCGCAGAACCTGGTCAACGACGGCGGCTTCTTCCCCAACGGCATCGCGGGCATGGTCTCGGCGTTCATTCTCGTGCTTTTCGCCTTCGGCGGCACCGAGATCATCGGCGTGGCGGGCGCGGAGGCGCAGGACCCGGACCGCGCGATCCCGAAGGCGATCAACACCGTGCCCGTGCGCATCCTGCTCTTCTACGTGCTCGCGATCCTGGTCATCCTCATGATTAACCCGTGGCGCACCATTACCGGCGAGGAGTCTCCCTTCGTACAGATCTTCTCGGCGCTCGGCGTGAACTGGGCGGCCGGCCTGCTCAACGTCGTGGTGATCACCGCGGCGCTGTCCGCCATCAACGCCGACACCTTCGGCGCCGGACGCGTGCTCACCGGCCTGGCCCGCCAGAAGCTCGCCCCGCAGGTCATGGCGAAGACCGTGCGCGGGGTGCCGGTGATGACCACAGTCATCCTGCTCGCCGTCATGGCCGTCGGCGTCGTGCTCAACGCGCTCATCCCCGAGTCGGTCTTCGCCATCGTCGCCTCGCTGGCAACCTTCGCCACCATCTTCGTCTGGCTCATGATCCTTCTCGCGCACCTTGCTTCTCGACGCCACATGGGCCGCACCGAAGCATCCGAGCTGACCTACCGCGTCCCGCTGTGGCCCTGGGGCCAATACTTCTCCGTCGCCTTCATCCTGTTCACCTTCGGCATCATGGCGTGGCTGCCCGAATACCGCCTCTCCCTCGCGGTGGGGGTGGCCTTCAGTGTGATCTGCGTGGTGGCCTACTACGCCACCGGGCGCAACAGGGTTGAGGGGATCGACGACCCGATCCCGGGCTCGCGGCACGAGGTACTCTGA
- a CDS encoding IclR family transcriptional regulator, which produces MSTPQVPAAHNVLRILTLLSSSDAPLSAARIQRALDLPRSSTYHLLAELQDSGFVVHLPGPGTYGLGLAAYRMASAYTTQQPLVRFAAKDLEAIAALVGGSTHLSRLAGSEVVYLHEARAPRAVSLVTEVGVRLPALSTASGRVMVAHLPEPEVKAIFSTSGEQRSYRALTGRLALARERGWEEEREEVSRGQESLAVALVDHLGRPAAALAATFEAGSRDDAQRSKVVERLSAAARRVAGKFFGGE; this is translated from the coding sequence GTGAGCACTCCCCAGGTCCCCGCCGCGCACAACGTCCTGCGCATCCTCACGCTGCTTTCCTCCAGCGACGCGCCCCTGTCCGCCGCGCGCATCCAGCGCGCGCTCGACCTGCCTCGCTCCTCCACGTACCACCTGCTTGCGGAGCTGCAAGACTCCGGCTTCGTGGTGCACCTGCCCGGCCCCGGCACCTACGGCCTCGGCCTGGCCGCCTACCGCATGGCCAGCGCCTACACCACGCAGCAGCCGCTCGTGCGCTTCGCGGCGAAGGACCTCGAGGCCATCGCCGCTCTCGTGGGCGGCTCCACGCACCTGTCGCGCCTGGCGGGCTCCGAGGTCGTCTACCTTCACGAGGCCCGCGCGCCCCGCGCCGTCTCGCTGGTCACCGAGGTCGGCGTTCGCCTCCCCGCCTTATCGACGGCCTCAGGGCGCGTCATGGTCGCCCACCTGCCGGAACCGGAGGTCAAGGCGATCTTCTCCACCTCCGGCGAGCAGCGTTCCTACCGTGCCCTCACAGGGCGCCTCGCGCTGGCCCGCGAGCGCGGGTGGGAGGAGGAGCGCGAGGAGGTCTCGCGCGGCCAGGAGTCGCTCGCCGTGGCGCTCGTCGACCACCTGGGCCGGCCCGCCGCAGCGCTTGCCGCCACCTTCGAGGCCGGCAGCCGCGACGACGCGCAGCGCTCCAAGGTGGTCGAGCGGCTGTCTGCCGCCGCGCGGCGGGTGGCGGGGAAGTTTTTTGGCGGGGAGTGA
- a CDS encoding integrase core domain-containing protein, producing MAEALNSVFKAELIDRRTWPGLRDVLVATSTWVGWYNNHRVHSALGYRPPRQAHQEHTAAKTQTA from the coding sequence ATGGCAGAAGCGCTGAACTCAGTGTTCAAAGCTGAGCTCATCGACCGTAGGACCTGGCCGGGGCTGCGAGATGTTCTCGTCGCGACGTCGACATGGGTCGGCTGGTACAACAACCATCGTGTGCACTCGGCGCTAGGATACCGCCCACCCCGCCAAGCTCACCAAGAACACACCGCCGCGAAAACCCAAACGGCCTAA
- a CDS encoding type II toxin-antitoxin system HicB family antitoxin — MDTNKYTYQVSWSEEDHEYVATVAEFPSLSWLAPDRQEAEAGLLELVAEVVEDMERSGEEIPEPLGARSYSGRFNVRTSPSLHRRLVIAAKTEGVSLNTLINQKLASV, encoded by the coding sequence ATGGACACTAACAAGTACACCTATCAGGTCTCCTGGTCTGAAGAGGACCACGAGTACGTTGCCACCGTGGCCGAATTTCCCTCGCTGTCATGGTTGGCTCCCGATCGCCAAGAGGCGGAGGCGGGATTGCTTGAACTGGTCGCCGAGGTCGTCGAAGACATGGAGCGCTCGGGGGAGGAGATTCCCGAGCCCCTCGGTGCGAGGTCCTATTCCGGAAGGTTTAATGTCCGAACCTCCCCGTCGCTGCACCGTCGGCTGGTGATTGCCGCCAAGACCGAGGGGGTTTCCCTCAACACACTGATCAACCAGAAACTCGCATCCGTCTAG
- a CDS encoding toxin HicA, giving the protein MGSGIDDIVAKMRRAPAGIRFSELEKVCDHYFESRSSRRTSHKTYKTPWPGNPRVNIQNDHGKAKPYQVNQVLHAIDKLSSSNREEEE; this is encoded by the coding sequence GTGGGCAGCGGCATTGACGACATTGTGGCGAAAATGAGGAGAGCCCCCGCCGGCATAAGGTTCTCCGAGCTGGAAAAAGTGTGCGACCACTACTTTGAGAGCCGCAGCTCAAGGAGGACATCTCACAAGACCTACAAGACACCCTGGCCCGGAAACCCCCGCGTCAACATCCAAAATGACCACGGCAAGGCGAAGCCCTACCAGGTGAATCAAGTGCTTCACGCGATAGACAAGCTGTCCAGCAGCAATCGGGAAGAGGAGGAGTAG
- the hutH gene encoding histidine ammonia-lyase: protein MTTTSPATVTVGIGALSVEEVVAVARHGATVEIDPAALDEVAATRQRVEELANDPTPVYGISTGFGALARRHIPEQLRAQLQLSLVRSHAAGSGPEVEEEVIRALMLLRLSTLCTGRTGVRPVVAETYAQVLNARITPVVREYGSLGCSGDLAPLAHCALALLGEGEVRVDGGEVVASADALAAAGIEPLALKEKEGLALINGTDGMLGQLCLAIADLREAAKVADIATAMTVEGLNGTLTVFADDLQQLRPHPGQADAAANIRAVAAGSEILAAAAEEFKEKQVQDAYSVRCSPQVAGGFRDTLAHAELVAGRELAAAVDNPVVVLDGRVASNGNFHGAPVAYVLDFLAIVVADVASMSERRTDRFLDTARNRGLTAFLADDPGVDSGHMIAQYTQAGIVSELKRNATPASVDSIPSSAMQEDHVSLGWSAARKLRRSIDGLQRVLAIEILTAARAIDMREGAAAPGTQAAIDVLRSVVEGPGTDRFLSPEIEHSVALVKGGAYVEGVEKRVETLR from the coding sequence ATGACCACCACCTCCCCTGCCACCGTCACCGTCGGCATCGGCGCGCTCAGCGTCGAGGAGGTCGTCGCCGTCGCCCGCCACGGCGCAACCGTCGAGATTGACCCGGCCGCGCTCGACGAGGTCGCCGCGACCCGCCAGCGCGTCGAGGAGCTGGCGAACGACCCGACGCCCGTCTACGGCATCTCCACCGGCTTCGGCGCACTGGCGCGGCGCCACATCCCCGAGCAGCTGCGCGCCCAGCTGCAGCTGTCGCTGGTGCGCTCGCACGCGGCCGGCTCCGGCCCGGAGGTCGAAGAGGAGGTCATCCGCGCGTTGATGCTCCTTCGCTTGTCCACGCTGTGCACCGGCCGCACCGGCGTGCGCCCGGTCGTGGCCGAGACCTACGCGCAGGTACTCAACGCGCGCATCACCCCGGTGGTGCGCGAGTACGGCTCGCTCGGCTGCTCCGGCGATCTGGCCCCACTGGCCCACTGCGCTCTGGCGCTGCTCGGCGAGGGCGAGGTGCGCGTGGACGGCGGCGAGGTCGTCGCCTCCGCAGACGCGCTGGCCGCCGCGGGCATCGAGCCGCTGGCACTCAAGGAGAAGGAGGGCCTGGCGCTCATCAACGGCACCGACGGCATGCTCGGCCAGCTCTGCCTGGCCATCGCCGACTTGCGCGAGGCGGCGAAGGTCGCCGACATCGCCACCGCTATGACGGTCGAGGGGCTTAACGGGACACTCACCGTCTTCGCCGACGACCTGCAGCAGCTGCGCCCCCACCCCGGACAGGCGGACGCCGCGGCGAACATTCGCGCCGTCGCCGCTGGCTCGGAGATCCTCGCCGCGGCCGCGGAGGAATTCAAGGAAAAGCAGGTGCAGGACGCGTACTCGGTGCGCTGCTCCCCGCAGGTGGCGGGCGGCTTCCGCGACACGCTCGCCCACGCCGAGCTGGTGGCGGGCCGCGAGCTGGCAGCGGCGGTGGACAACCCGGTGGTGGTGCTGGACGGTCGCGTCGCCTCCAACGGCAACTTCCACGGGGCGCCGGTGGCCTACGTGTTGGACTTCCTGGCCATTGTGGTGGCCGATGTGGCGTCGATGAGCGAGCGCCGCACCGACCGCTTCCTGGACACCGCGCGCAACCGCGGGCTCACCGCCTTCCTCGCCGACGACCCGGGCGTGGACTCCGGGCACATGATCGCGCAGTACACGCAGGCGGGCATCGTCAGCGAGCTGAAGCGCAACGCCACCCCGGCGTCGGTGGATTCGATCCCGTCGTCGGCGATGCAGGAGGACCACGTCTCGCTCGGGTGGTCGGCGGCGCGCAAGCTGCGCCGCAGCATCGACGGGCTGCAGCGCGTGCTCGCCATCGAGATCCTCACGGCGGCCCGTGCCATCGACATGCGCGAGGGCGCGGCGGCGCCCGGCACGCAGGCGGCGATCGACGTCCTGCGCTCCGTGGTCGAGGGTCCGGGAACGGACCGCTTCCTCTCCCCGGAGATCGAGCACTCCGTGGCGCTGGTGAAGGGCGGGGCGTACGTGGAGGGCGTCGAAAAGCGCGTGGAAACCCTGCGATAA
- a CDS encoding urocanate hydratase encodes MTEKNWADGAREVRAPRGTELTAKSWQTEAPLRMLQNNLDPEVAEHPDTLVVYGGTGRAARSWEAFDAIIDTLTDLESDETLLVQSGKPVGVFRTNEWAPRVLIANSNLVGDWANWEHFRSLEDEGLMMYGQMTAGSWIYIATQGILQGTFETFYAVAKKRFGDTLAGTLTLTGGCGGMGGAQPLAVTLNGGACLIVDVDETRLRRRQAKRYLDEVTTDIDEAIRLVTEAKEQKKALSVGLVGNAAEVFPEMLRRHRAGEVTVDIVTDQTSAHDPLSYLPTEITVDEWRTEAAADPVTFTKKARESMAAQVQAMVEFQDSGAEVFDYGNSIRDEARKAGYTRAFEFPGFVPAYIRPLFCEGLGPFRWVALSGDPEDIKVTDQAIKEAFPDNEHLHHWLDSAEEYVEFEGLPARICWLGYGERAKAGVIFNNLVKEGKVKAPIVIGRDHLDSGSVASPYRETESMLDGTDAVADWPLLNAMTAVSGGATWVSIHHGGGVGMGRSIHTGQVTVADGTELAEAKLKAVLTNDPGMGVIRHVDAGYTRAHEVAEERGVRIPMPFKARD; translated from the coding sequence ATGACCGAGAAGAACTGGGCCGACGGCGCCCGCGAGGTGCGCGCGCCCCGCGGCACCGAGCTGACCGCCAAGTCCTGGCAGACCGAAGCGCCGCTGCGCATGCTGCAGAACAACCTCGACCCCGAGGTCGCCGAGCACCCCGACACCCTCGTCGTCTACGGCGGTACCGGCCGCGCCGCCCGCAGCTGGGAGGCCTTTGACGCGATCATCGACACGCTGACAGACCTCGAGTCCGACGAGACCTTGCTGGTCCAGTCCGGCAAGCCCGTCGGCGTGTTCCGCACCAACGAGTGGGCGCCGCGCGTGCTCATCGCCAACTCGAACCTCGTCGGCGACTGGGCCAACTGGGAGCACTTCCGCTCCCTCGAGGACGAGGGCCTCATGATGTACGGCCAGATGACGGCCGGCTCGTGGATCTACATCGCCACCCAGGGCATCCTGCAGGGCACGTTTGAGACCTTCTACGCGGTGGCGAAGAAGCGCTTCGGCGACACCCTCGCCGGCACGCTGACCCTCACCGGCGGCTGCGGCGGCATGGGCGGCGCCCAGCCGCTGGCCGTCACCCTCAACGGCGGCGCCTGCCTCATCGTCGATGTGGACGAGACGCGCCTGAGGCGTCGTCAAGCAAAGCGCTACCTCGACGAGGTCACCACCGACATCGACGAGGCGATCCGCCTGGTCACCGAGGCGAAGGAGCAGAAGAAGGCCCTGTCCGTCGGCCTGGTGGGCAACGCCGCCGAGGTCTTCCCGGAAATGCTGCGCCGCCACCGCGCCGGCGAGGTCACCGTGGACATCGTGACCGACCAGACCTCCGCGCACGACCCGCTGTCCTACCTCCCCACCGAGATCACCGTCGACGAGTGGCGCACCGAGGCGGCCGCCGACCCGGTGACCTTTACCAAGAAGGCGCGCGAGTCGATGGCCGCGCAGGTCCAGGCGATGGTCGAGTTCCAGGACTCCGGCGCCGAGGTCTTCGACTACGGCAACTCCATCCGCGACGAGGCCCGCAAGGCCGGCTACACCCGCGCCTTCGAGTTCCCCGGCTTCGTGCCCGCCTACATCCGCCCGCTGTTCTGCGAGGGTCTCGGCCCGTTCCGCTGGGTGGCTCTCTCCGGCGACCCGGAGGACATCAAGGTCACCGACCAGGCCATCAAGGAGGCCTTCCCGGACAACGAGCACCTGCACCACTGGCTCGACTCGGCCGAGGAGTACGTCGAGTTCGAGGGCCTGCCCGCCCGCATCTGCTGGCTCGGCTACGGCGAGCGCGCTAAGGCCGGCGTGATCTTCAACAACCTGGTCAAGGAGGGCAAGGTCAAGGCGCCGATCGTCATCGGCCGCGACCACCTCGACTCCGGCTCCGTCGCCTCGCCCTACCGCGAGACCGAGTCCATGCTCGACGGCACCGACGCGGTCGCGGACTGGCCGCTGCTCAACGCCATGACCGCCGTTTCCGGCGGCGCCACCTGGGTGTCCATCCACCACGGCGGCGGCGTGGGCATGGGCCGCTCCATCCACACCGGCCAGGTCACCGTCGCCGACGGCACCGAGCTCGCCGAGGCCAAGCTGAAGGCGGTGCTCACCAACGACCCGGGCATGGGCGTCATCCGCCACGTCGACGCCGGTTACACCCGCGCCCACGAGGTCGCCGAGGAGCGCGGCGTGCGCATCCCGATGCCGTTTAAGGCGCGCGACTAG
- the hutI gene encoding imidazolonepropionase, with protein sequence MSTLLTGISELRTVSELGTITDAALLIDDGVIEWVGAAADAPAGTSTVDLGGRAVLPGWVDSHTHMVFDGDRAAEFEARMAGESYAAGGIAVTMEATRSASTERLHQLVAERVAAGRAGGTTTFETKTGYGLNVASEAEAARVAAFHVDDVTFLGAHLVPPGADAEEYVTEVVGPMLDAVKGHVQWIDVFCERGAFTEEQSRRVLEAGKNAGLGVRVHGNQLGEGPGVRLAVEMGAASVDHVNYLSEADIELLAGSDTVATLLPACDLSTREQLAPARALLDAGATVAIASNLNPGTSFTSSMNFCVTTAVLQQYLTLDEAIAAATSGGAKALRRHNVGAGKDPQGRPAKGTLVPGAAADLHVLDAASAINLAYRPGMPITWQTWVGGEKVYSA encoded by the coding sequence ATGAGCACTCTTCTCACCGGAATCTCCGAACTGCGCACCGTCTCCGAGCTCGGCACCATCACCGACGCCGCCCTGCTCATTGACGACGGCGTCATCGAGTGGGTGGGCGCCGCCGCCGACGCCCCTGCCGGCACCAGCACAGTGGACCTCGGCGGGCGCGCCGTGCTGCCCGGCTGGGTCGACTCCCACACCCACATGGTCTTCGACGGCGACCGCGCCGCGGAGTTCGAGGCCCGCATGGCCGGGGAGTCCTACGCCGCCGGCGGCATCGCCGTGACGATGGAGGCCACCCGCTCGGCGTCGACCGAGCGCCTGCACCAGCTCGTGGCCGAGCGCGTCGCCGCCGGCCGCGCAGGCGGCACCACCACCTTTGAAACGAAGACGGGTTACGGCCTCAACGTCGCCTCCGAGGCGGAGGCCGCCCGCGTCGCCGCCTTCCACGTCGACGACGTCACCTTCCTCGGCGCCCATCTCGTCCCGCCGGGCGCCGACGCCGAGGAGTACGTCACCGAGGTCGTCGGCCCGATGCTCGACGCGGTGAAGGGCCACGTGCAGTGGATCGACGTGTTCTGCGAGCGCGGCGCCTTCACCGAGGAGCAGTCGCGCCGCGTCCTCGAGGCCGGAAAGAACGCCGGCTTGGGCGTGCGCGTGCACGGCAACCAGCTCGGCGAGGGCCCAGGCGTGCGCCTCGCCGTGGAGATGGGCGCCGCGAGCGTCGACCACGTCAACTACCTCTCGGAGGCCGACATCGAGCTCCTCGCCGGCTCGGACACGGTGGCCACGCTCCTGCCGGCCTGCGACCTGTCCACCCGCGAGCAGCTCGCGCCCGCACGCGCGCTTCTCGACGCCGGGGCAACCGTCGCCATCGCCTCCAACCTCAACCCAGGCACCTCGTTCACCAGCTCGATGAACTTCTGCGTCACCACCGCGGTGCTGCAGCAGTACCTCACCCTGGACGAGGCCATCGCCGCAGCCACCAGCGGCGGCGCGAAGGCTTTGCGACGCCACAACGTCGGCGCCGGAAAAGACCCGCAGGGCCGGCCCGCCAAGGGCACCCTCGTTCCCGGCGCGGCCGCCGACCTACACGTCCTCGACGCAGCCAGCGCCATCAACCTCGCCTACCGCCCCGGCATGCCGATCACGTGGCAGACCTGGGTGGGCGGGGAAAAGGTGTACTCGGCCTAA